A stretch of DNA from Paenibacillus sp. FSL W8-0186:
AGCAGCGCATTAGAGTAACGAAGATAAGAAGCCTCGCCTTTCCCGCCATAAATCAGCGAAACCTGGCCGCCCGTCCGGTCATGCAGGAAATAGTGGATGCGCTCCTCATCGAGCGGCTCTCCAAGCTGCAGATCAATCGTCACGTTATGGATGTCGTCATTGTTGTTCTTGAAGAAGCTCCACGCCAATTCGCCAGTATCCGCATAGCGGACAGCAGCCCCCTTGATCCGGTAACGGTAATAGACCCGCTTCGTCTCATCCGCGGAAGGCGCATGTATAAAGTAAGTATCGTTATCTTTATTGAAATCTACAGCAAGCCGCTGCAAATCGTCATATGTAAAGTCTTTGAAATGCTGTCCCTCCGGCGGAATATATGCTTCAAAAAACTCGATCCCCCCATGCCCTTTGGGGTCAACATACCGCGTCATGCCGTTCCAGCTGCCCTCGAACCGGTAGGTGAACAGCTCTTGGACGAACAGATCCCCGTTTGGCATTATCCTTGCTGCTACGTCTACTTCCTCCATCGTAAACTTCTTGCTTCCCCCGCAGCCTGCCAGCATCACAATGACCAGCGCCAGCGGGAGCCACAACCATCTCCTCATGATGTCACCTCGATTGTAAAATCTTCAAACTATTATAAACCAATTCATTTTGAAATAAATCAGACAAAAAGCCCGCCCCTTCATACGAAGGGCGGGCTTGCTCAGAGATTATTATGAATTATTCGTCTAATTTAACGGCTCTCCAGCTCAAGCCAGTTTTTGCGGATCAGCTTCTGGTACCAGTAATAGCTCTCTTTCGGTGTGCGCACCTGTGTTCTGTAATCGACATGGATCAAGCCGAAGCGGCAGGAATATCCGAACGCCCATTCGAAATTGTCCATCAGCGACCAGGTGAGATACCCTTTCAAATTTACGCCGGATTCGATCGCACGGCCCAGCTCGGCAATATGGCTCTCCAGGAATTTGATACGGCGGACGTCGTTGACTTTCCCATCCACTACTTCGTCATTATAGCAGGCGCCATTCTCGGTAATGTATATCGGGATCGGCCCGAACTGCTCGGTCAGCCAGCTCAAGGTTAAATACAGGCCTTCCGGGAAAATGAACCAGCCCTTATCCGATTTGTCGTAGCCGAGATCGACATGCTCCAGGTCCAAGTAGTTGTTGCCTTCCTTATGGCGCACAATATTGCCGCCGTAGAAGTTCAGGCCGAGGAAATCTATTTTTTGCGAAATGATCTCCATGTCCCCCGGCTCTATGACGGGCTCCGCGCCCTTCGTCTTGATCCAAGCGGCCATTTCCTCCGGGTATTTGCCTGTAAATACTGGAGTTACAAACCAGGTGTAAATGGAAAATGCCCGGTAAGCTGCGTCGATATCCTCCTGTTTGCGGGAGAATGGCTCATACCAGTAAATATCCGGCGCATAACCGATCTCGCCCGCTGTCCCGAGCTCGCGGAACTTCGCTACCGTCTTGCCATGCGCGACCAGCAAGTGGTGCCCGACTTGGATCGCGGACTGCCAATTCATAATGCATGGCGCATGTCTGCCGAGCAAATGACCGTTAATTGCGGTGCACCAAGGCTCATTAAAGGTCATCCAATGCTTGATGAGGCCGTCGAACTCGCGGAACATTGTTTCGGCGAACATGACGAAGGCATCGATCGTTTCCCGGTTCTCCCAGCCGCCCTTCTCCTGCAGCGCCTGCGGCAGCTCCCAGTGGTACAGCGTGCAGAACGGCTCGATTCCGTTCTCGAGCAGCTTGGTCACCATGCGCTTGTAATGCTCGATGCCCTGGCGGTTCACCTCGCCGAAGCCATTGGGATAAATACGCGGCCACGATACTGAGAAACGATAGGCCTTAACGCCAAGCTCTTTCATAAGTTGGATGTCTTCCTCGTAGCGGTTATAGCTGTCGCAGGCGATGCTTGCATCATCGCCTTGATAGATTTTGCCTGGCGTTGCCGCCATGACGTCCCAGATGCTCGGGCCCCGCCCGTCCTTATCCAAGGAGCCTTCAATTTGATAAGCCGAGGTGGATACGCCCCAGACGAAGTTTTCCGGAAATTGTATGATGGTCACCGTGAATTCCCCCTGCCAAGTTAATAGATTTAAATTTGTATTTAAAATATATTGCTGCCTCTTCGATCATATATCGATCAGTCTGTAACTTATACTAGATAAACCCCAAGCCGCCGTAAAGGCGAATAAATCAAGATTTAGGTATGATTCTCTTCAGCTAATGCGGCAGTTCCAAAATATCGATGCCGTAAGGCTCCATGCTTATCGTATTCTGTCGTTTCATGCCGTAGAGGACGCTGTGATAGGACGCCGGCAATGTCACTTGATGCGGCTGACGGCTCAGGTTCAGCACGAACAGATAAGCTGCGGATTTCCCGCTGCGCATCGCGATTTGCACACCCTCCGGCAAACCTGGGAACATCAGCATGCCATGCGCCTTTGCTTCCTTTTCGAACAGTTCCAGCAAATAAGCTTCCTCTAAATGCGTACCCAGATAATACACGCGCCCCCCGCCGAAGGAATTCACCGTTGCAGCCGGTACGCCGCTATAGAAATCCTCGTCATACCAGGCGATCGCTTCCGCGCCATGCAAACTTAGAATATCGCACCACTGCGAGCAGGAGAATGGGCGCCCATCGCTATTAACAACCCGGTGCATATCAAGCCCGATCGGATCGTACTCCTCCACTCGGACTCCGGTGCAGTTCGCGAGCAATCCGGGCAGCGGCAGCATGACCGCTTGATTGTTCATATGCTTCACGCCCGAGCGGCTTGTAATGATCACTGTACCGCCTGCGGCGGCAAAATGCTCCAATGCAGCGGCTGCCTTCTCGCTCAGCAGATAGAAGCTAGGGGCAATCACGATTTTATAGCCGTCCAAAGGCTGGGTCCATTCGATGACATCGCAGCCGATCCCCAGCTTCGTCAGTGCACGGTGATAATCCTTCACGTTCTCATAATAATCCATGCCTTCGGCCTGAGGCTGGATGCGGAGCGCTTCAAGCTGCTCATGGGACAGCAGGATTGCCGCTTCATGCTGTGGAGCGGTGCCCTGCAGTTTGGCGGATAAGGCGTTGACCTCTCCGCAAAGCTCCGCAAACTCAGAGAACCTCCGCCCGGGAACATTGCTGGGATCGATGAGACCGTGCCAGAACTGCTCAGCCCCCATGGCCGCCGTGCGCCACCGGAAATGCACAACCGTGTCGGCGCCTTTGGCAATTGCCTGCCAGGAGAATGCCCGGATAAATCCCGGATACGGCGCCCGCCACGTCGGAAACCAGCAGCCCGGCGAACCGCTCAGCTGCTCCATAATCCAGAAATTTCGCCGCTTGATCCCGCGGGTGACATCCAGGGCCAGCGCTCCGCTGTACGGTCCGGTCGACTGCTTGTCCGGCGCGGTGTTCGGATAATAATCGAAAGAAGCGAAGTCCAGATCGGTGCCGGTCTGGTACAGATTCAGCCTCTGCGGATACGTATGAAAATTGTGAGTCACGAAATGGCCTGGGCAGTTCCTGCGAATAATATCCGTCTGACTCCGCTGGAATTCCTCTATCGAATCCCACTGAAACCGGGCAAAGTCCAGCAGATAGGACGGGTTCTGATGCCTGGAGCCTCCGTATGGCACGCCAACCTGCGACCAGTCGCTGTATTCACCGCTCCAGACGACGGTACCCCATTCGCGGTTAACCGCTTCGAGCGTGCCGTATTTCCGCTTGACCCATTCCCGGAATTTGTCATTGCAGGCATCGCAATGGCAATCGATCACCCAGTACTCGTTATCCGTCTGCCAGCCAATAACCGCAGGGTGACGTCCATAACGCTGCGTCATCTCATCGATGATCCGCGAGCCGTAGACTCGAAGCGATTTGCTGTTATAACAGCGGTGGCCCCGGACGCCCGGATAAGTCATGCTCCCGTCTGCATTTCTTGGCAGGACATCCGGCCTCAGCTCGGTCAGCCAGCGGGGCGGGGTATTGGTCGGCGTACAAAGAACAACGCGGATATCGTATTTATGGAACAGATCAATCGCCTGATCAAGCCATTCGAAATGATACGTCCCGGAGCTGCTCTCCATCCGGCTCCAGGCGAACTCCGCCAGCCGGACGACCCGCACGCCCGTCACCTTCATGAGCTGCACATCCTGCTCCCACAGGGACCGATCCCAATGCTCCGGATAATAAACGACGCCGACTTGCACGTGATTCGCATATTTGTTCATGGCAATGACTCCTTTGACCCTGAATTGATCGTGAATTGGTCTTGATTTGAGCGCGGTCTAAGCAAATAGGCTGCTCCTTCGCTCATCCTTATCGACAAGTCTCAGAAGCAGCCTATTTCACTTTCCTATCATCTGCCTGTATACTAGCTCATCAGGCTGGTATTATTTCAATTTATCCCAAGCCGCCTGCATGTTCTCCGTCCAGGTCTTGATGTCGCTCTTTCCGGCGATGAATTGCTGGATCACGCTGCCGAACTCTTGGGCTACGCCATCCGGGTATTTACCGGCCTGATGCAGAATGATTTTATCCTCTTCGATATAGTTCCACAGATCTGCCGCGATCGCGCCCATATCCTCTGGGGTCGATTGGATCGTCTTCATCGTCGGGATAAATTTGAACTTCTTCACGATGTATTCTTTACCGATATCAGAGGTCACGAGCCAGTTCAAGAAGATTTTCGCTTCTTCTTTGGCATCGGAATCCTTGTTCACAACCAGGTTTACAGGCACCCCGATCGTTACTTTGCCTGTTTGCTCCGCGTTATCGCTCACCGGCATCGGCAGAACGCCAATGTTCATGTTCGGAGTAATTCCGTCGATCATCGTTTGCGCCCAGTTGCCTTCTTGCATCATCGCTGCTTCGCCATTGGCGAACATGGTCACTTGTGTATTATAGTCTGTAGTCAGCGGGTTCTTGTTGCCATAGTCCACGGTAAGCTGCATCAGGCGCGCCCAATTCTCGAACTTCTCATTGCCTACGATAGAAGCCGTGCCTTGGTTAAGTCCATTGATGAAGCCATCGATATCGTCTTGGTTCGCAAAAGCCACGCTGATGCCTTGGCTGCCGACGAGCCACCACTCCTGATAAGCGTTGGCAAACGGCGTAATGCCCGCCGCTTTCAATTTCTTAGCTGCATCCTCCAGCTCGGTATACGTTCTTGGCGGAACGGTAATCCCGACTTGCTGGAACAAATCCTTGTTATAGATATATCCAAAACCTTCGAGAGCCAGCGGCATGCCGTAAACTTTACCATCCTTCGTAATCGGCTCGGCAGCCAGCGGAACCAGATCCTGTACCCATGGCTGATCAGACAAATCCTCAACCTTGTCCTGCCACATATCTAGTTTCGAATAGCCGTTGTTGGAGAAAATATCCGGAGCGTCGCCGGAAGCG
This window harbors:
- a CDS encoding GH1 family beta-glucosidase; translated protein: MTIIQFPENFVWGVSTSAYQIEGSLDKDGRGPSIWDVMAATPGKIYQGDDASIACDSYNRYEEDIQLMKELGVKAYRFSVSWPRIYPNGFGEVNRQGIEHYKRMVTKLLENGIEPFCTLYHWELPQALQEKGGWENRETIDAFVMFAETMFREFDGLIKHWMTFNEPWCTAINGHLLGRHAPCIMNWQSAIQVGHHLLVAHGKTVAKFRELGTAGEIGYAPDIYWYEPFSRKQEDIDAAYRAFSIYTWFVTPVFTGKYPEEMAAWIKTKGAEPVIEPGDMEIISQKIDFLGLNFYGGNIVRHKEGNNYLDLEHVDLGYDKSDKGWFIFPEGLYLTLSWLTEQFGPIPIYITENGACYNDEVVDGKVNDVRRIKFLESHIAELGRAIESGVNLKGYLTWSLMDNFEWAFGYSCRFGLIHVDYRTQVRTPKESYYWYQKLIRKNWLELESR
- a CDS encoding ABC transporter substrate-binding protein, which encodes MKMKKYVVLLSALMILSVILSACGGSSNPANNGSAGSSEGSGKQEQKTVTIFQFKTEIVEGLNELKVEFEKEYPNIKLDIQTVGGGADYDAALKTKFASGDAPDIFSNNGYSKLDMWQDKVEDLSDQPWVQDLVPLAAEPITKDGKVYGMPLALEGFGYIYNKDLFQQVGITVPPRTYTELEDAAKKLKAAGITPFANAYQEWWLVGSQGISVAFANQDDIDGFINGLNQGTASIVGNEKFENWARLMQLTVDYGNKNPLTTDYNTQVTMFANGEAAMMQEGNWAQTMIDGITPNMNIGVLPMPVSDNAEQTGKVTIGVPVNLVVNKDSDAKEEAKIFLNWLVTSDIGKEYIVKKFKFIPTMKTIQSTPEDMGAIAADLWNYIEEDKIILHQAGKYPDGVAQEFGSVIQQFIAGKSDIKTWTENMQAAWDKLK
- a CDS encoding beta-galactosidase, encoding MNKYANHVQVGVVYYPEHWDRSLWEQDVQLMKVTGVRVVRLAEFAWSRMESSSGTYHFEWLDQAIDLFHKYDIRVVLCTPTNTPPRWLTELRPDVLPRNADGSMTYPGVRGHRCYNSKSLRVYGSRIIDEMTQRYGRHPAVIGWQTDNEYWVIDCHCDACNDKFREWVKRKYGTLEAVNREWGTVVWSGEYSDWSQVGVPYGGSRHQNPSYLLDFARFQWDSIEEFQRSQTDIIRRNCPGHFVTHNFHTYPQRLNLYQTGTDLDFASFDYYPNTAPDKQSTGPYSGALALDVTRGIKRRNFWIMEQLSGSPGCWFPTWRAPYPGFIRAFSWQAIAKGADTVVHFRWRTAAMGAEQFWHGLIDPSNVPGRRFSEFAELCGEVNALSAKLQGTAPQHEAAILLSHEQLEALRIQPQAEGMDYYENVKDYHRALTKLGIGCDVIEWTQPLDGYKIVIAPSFYLLSEKAAAALEHFAAAGGTVIITSRSGVKHMNNQAVMLPLPGLLANCTGVRVEEYDPIGLDMHRVVNSDGRPFSCSQWCDILSLHGAEAIAWYDEDFYSGVPAATVNSFGGGRVYYLGTHLEEAYLLELFEKEAKAHGMLMFPGLPEGVQIAMRSGKSAAYLFVLNLSRQPHQVTLPASYHSVLYGMKRQNTISMEPYGIDILELPH